A single genomic interval of Danio aesculapii chromosome 5, fDanAes4.1, whole genome shotgun sequence harbors:
- the LOC130229852 gene encoding uncharacterized protein LOC130229852: MQYASIPPIVSQTSLPQTWHIPPRSTGLAPKPINIISITKLKPPAANPSQTKRSNHGITPNVYCPVSTPLPSDQFANDLHDNLSKIGSNSQMFKLLQASKAHPVEKVATEFGYMPHGSALTYQVVRLPTTTTDSYPPFPLPPQPCSFSTALSEHESIFYSGLTVTHPDAEVLEKKTRGQSNSKVWQRVRSQRLTSSTFKRIVSRFADFNSLATSMQKRKIVQTPAMKRGLELEPVAAGQYEQITNNQVYPCGFVINPHAPHLGTSPDRKVVDSTGALGLLEIKCPDVDSVLECKYFSLGADGVLGLKTSHEYHYQMTGQMGITGLTWCDFFVKSRNDFHLERIHFDVEKWEAMKAKLDMFFFNYWLPNLCLYV; the protein is encoded by the coding sequence ATGCAGTACGCATCCATTCCACCCATTGTTAGCCAAACCTCCTTGCCACAGACATGGCATATTCCTCCTCGCTCTACTGGTCTAGCCCCTAAACCTATTAATATAATTAGTATAACAAAATTAAAGCCACCAGCAGCTAATCCATCCCAAACAAAAAGATCAAATCATGGTATTACCCCAAATGTCTATTGTCCTGTTTCAACTCCTCTACCAAGCGATCAATTTGCTAATGACCTTCACGACAATCTAAGTAAAATTGGAAGCAACAGCCAAATGTTTAAACTGCTGCAGGCATCAAAGGCACACCCAGTGGAAAAAGTAGCTACTGAATTTGGATATATGCCACATGGATCAGCATTGACCTACCAAGTTGTGAGGTTGCCCACTACCACCACAGACTCCTACCCACCTTTTCCTCTCCCACCACAGCCATGTTCTTTCTCAACAGCTCTCAGTGAGCATGAGAGCATTTTCTATAGTGGCTTGACTGTTACACACCCTGATGCTGAGGTACTAGAGAAAAAAACAAGGGGGCAGAGCAACAGTAAAGTTTGGCAACGTGTGCGTTCCCAGCGTCTGACATCATCCACCTTTAAGAGGATAGTCTCACGATTTGCAGACTTCAACAGCCTTGCCACCAGCATGCAGAAACGTAAAATAGTTCAGACACCAGCAATGAAGAGGGGACTGGAACTGGAGCCAGTCGCAGCTGGACAATACGAGCAGATAACCAACAATCAGGTTTACCCTTGCGGCTTTGTCATAAACCCTCATGCCCCCCATTTAGGCACGTCTCCTGATCGAAAGGTGGTCGACAGCACTGGAGCTCTGGGGTTACTTGAAATTAAGTGTCCGGATGTGGACAGTGTTTTAGAGTGCAAGTACTTTTCTTTAGGAGCAGATGGTGTACTGGGTCTCAAAACCAGTCACGAATACCACTATCAGATGACTGGACAAATGGGAATCACAGGGTTGACATGGTGTGACTTTTTTGTCAAATCCAGAAATGATTTCCACCTGGAACGTATACACTTTGATGTAGAAAAATGGGAAGCCATGAAAGCTAAGCTGGACATGTTCTTTTTTAACTATTGGCTACCCAACCTGTGCTTATATGTTTAA